A window of the Juglans microcarpa x Juglans regia isolate MS1-56 chromosome 5D, Jm3101_v1.0, whole genome shotgun sequence genome harbors these coding sequences:
- the LOC121265830 gene encoding probable arabinosyltransferase ARAD1 gives MAERNALSLGITSRNYLFCLFTIVSILFILSWFFVLRSTGRPNFIDHNLLPNSKFLATSDNRGSATHSQNEVEPSIGNRSILVDAEEQEEETSQENAKTDVKCNTNDIVLLAQQKENKVVLKVFMYDLPPEFHFGLLDWKAQGGSVWPDIRSKIPDYPGGLNLQHSIEYWLTLDLLASELPDAPNAPRSAIRVHNSSDADIIFVPFFSSLCYNRYSKADPHQRKSMNKLQQEKLVRFLTAQKEWKRSRGRDHLIVAHHPNSLLDARMKLWRAMFILSDFGRYPPNIANVDKDVIAPYKHVIGSNVNDSPDFDSRPTLLYFQGAIYRKDGGYIRQELFYLLKGEQDVHFAFGSVQKDGIKKATQGMHSSKFCLNIAGDTPSSNRLFDAIASRCVPVIISDDIELPYEDVLDYSQFCVFVRSSDALKEKFLINLIRNIGKDEWIRMWQKLKEVENFYEFQYPSKEGDAVQMIWQAVSRKVPAIRLKLNKYRRFSSYAVRSDRGVRSVPSPNNFW, from the exons ATGGCTGAGAGGAATGCCTTGTCTCTTGGAATCACTTCTCGGAACTATCTGTTTTGTTTGTTCACAATAGTATCGATCTTGTTCATACTATCTTGGTTCTTTGTGCTGCGTTCAACTGGTCGTCCTAATTTCATTGACCATAATTTGTTACCCAATTCCAAGTTTCTGGCTACGAGCGACAATCGGGGTTCTGCAACCCATAGTCAGAATGAAGTTGAACCCTCAATCGGAAATCGGTCAATCCTTGTCGATgcagaagaacaagaagaagaaacatcccaagaaaatgcaaaaacagATGTGAAATGCAATACCAATGATATAGTACTTCTAGCtcagcaaaaagaaaacaaagtagTTCTTAAGGTTTTTATGTATGATTTACCCCCGGAATTTCATTTTGGACTTTTGGATTGGAAGGCTCAAGGTGGTAGTGTTTGGCCAGATATTCGAAGTAAGATACCCGATTATCCCGGTGGATTGAACTTGCAACACAGTATAGAATATTGGCTTACTTTGGATCTCCTGGCTTCCGAACTTCCTGATGCTCCAAATGCTCCTCGTAGTGCAATAAGAGTCCACAACTCCAGTGACgctgatattatttttgtaccatttttttcttccttatgcTATAACCGGTACTCCAAGGCTGACCCACACCAGAGAAAGAGCATGAATAAGTTGCAACAGGAGAAGCTAGTGAGATTTTTAACAGCCCAAAAGGAATGGAAGAGGTCAAGAGGACGTGACCACTTGATTGTGGCCCATCATCCAAATAGCCTTTTAGATGCAAGGATGAAGCTCTGGCGTGCCATGTTTATACTTTCAGACTTCGGAAGATATCCTCCAAATATAGCAAATGTTGATAAAGATGTGATTGCACCTTACAAACATGTAATCGGTTCGAATGTCAATGACTCACCTGATTTTGATAGCCGTCCAACTTTGCTATACTTCCAAGGAGCAATCTATAGAAAGGAT GGAGGCTATATTCGGCAAGAgttattttatcttttgaagGGCGAGCAAGATGTGCACTTTGCATTTGGAAGTGTGCAAAAAGATGGAATTAAGAAAGCTACCCAGGGAATGCATTCTTCAAAATTCTGCCTCAATATAGCAGGCGACACCCCGTCATCAAACCGTCTGTTTGATGCCATTGCTAGCCGCTGTGTTCCGGTCATTATTAGTGATGATATCGAACTCCCATACGAGGATGTTCTTGACTATTCTCAATTCTGTGTATTTGTTCGCTCGAGCGATGctcttaaagaaaaattcctAATAAATCTCATCAGGAATATTGGGAAGGACGAGTGGATCAGAATGTGGCAGAAGTTGAAAGAAGTTGAAAATTTCTACGAGTTTCAGTACCCATCAAAAGAGGGTGACGCTGTCCAAATGATATGGCAGGCTGTTTCACGTAAGGTTCCTGCTATTAGATTGAAGTTAAACAAGTACAGGCGATTCTCAAGTTATGCTGTCCGCTCTGATAGGGGGGTAAGATCGGTACCATCACCAAACAATTTTTGGTGA